The Clostridium beijerinckii genomic sequence GGATATACTTAATGAAAAAGGAGTATCTTTTGAAGAAGCTATAAGTAAATTAAAGGATATGTTTGAAGATGGAGATGTTTTATGTTCATGGGCAAAGGATGACGTTGCAGAATTAATTATTAATGCCCATCATTATAATTATAATGATTTAAGATGGTTAAACGAATATCTCGATATTCAAGAATATGTTACTAAAATTTTAGCTCATAAAAAAGCATTGGGGCTTAAGTCAGCTTTAGATGAATTAAAAATTAAAGTAGATGATACAAAATTACATGATGCTTTAAATGATGCAAAATATACCGTAGAGGTATTTAGAAGAGTATATAATTCTAGAGTGATAAAAAATTATATAGTTAAAGATATATATAATATGCCTGCCATACAGGTATCAGATCTTGAGAGTATAAAAATAAAAGAAGAAAAATTAATGCTAAAGTGTCCTAAATGTGGAAAAAAAATTGATTTACAAACTCCTATAAAGCTTTTAAATTGGAGATTTGCAGCTGTAGGCACTTGTCCGAAATGTAAGTGCAATGTTTTATGCGAAGTTCTGGTTAAAAAGACTCTTCAAGGAGAGAATGGATATAACGAAGTTAATAGTGTATTGAAAGATGAAGCGTACTTAAATTATATCTATAAGTTAGAGAATAGTGAGAAAAAAAGGTGATTTCAGTATATATTCAGAAATAAGTAAGAATTTAGTTAAAGAAATTTAATCCGAGATATGATAAAATAGTTTTGTGAAGAAGAACAAAACGAATACATTGAATGAAAGGATTTTATTTATG encodes the following:
- a CDS encoding 3'-5' exonuclease, with the translated sequence MGYIIIDLEFNNLKNITNYQKDFFEKYGEFDSISLENEIIEIGAVKVDKYMKPIKEIREYIKPKIFPVINPIVTEITKIDMDILNEKGVSFEEAISKLKDMFEDGDVLCSWAKDDVAELIINAHHYNYNDLRWLNEYLDIQEYVTKILAHKKALGLKSALDELKIKVDDTKLHDALNDAKYTVEVFRRVYNSRVIKNYIVKDIYNMPAIQVSDLESIKIKEEKLMLKCPKCGKKIDLQTPIKLLNWRFAAVGTCPKCKCNVLCEVLVKKTLQGENGYNEVNSVLKDEAYLNYIYKLENSEKKR